From the genome of Streptacidiphilus rugosus AM-16, one region includes:
- a CDS encoding esterase/lipase family protein, translated as MSIPFCRTAALARGVGLEGAALAGHLALYPGGFAPERRPLPPQHCGHDAGAGHSPVLLLHGLFDNRAVFTLLRHNLHVHGWDHLHGLNYNPLTLDIPRAAALLGRHVEHARRAYGGERLAIVGHSLGGLIARYYVQLLGGGAHVHTVVTLGTPHRGTVVAHALRPLPIVRQMLPDSEVMAALAAPAPGCRTRFVCFWGDLDPLILPHGSARLTHPDLTAENVLVRNAGHLTLPVHWEVLARIRAELRPASPTVTDRQIA; from the coding sequence GTGAGCATCCCGTTCTGTCGTACCGCCGCGCTGGCCAGGGGCGTGGGCCTGGAGGGCGCCGCCCTCGCCGGACACCTGGCCCTCTACCCGGGCGGCTTCGCACCCGAACGCCGTCCGCTGCCGCCGCAGCACTGCGGCCACGACGCCGGCGCCGGACACAGCCCGGTCCTGCTGCTGCACGGGCTCTTCGACAACCGTGCCGTCTTCACCCTGCTCCGCCACAACCTGCACGTCCACGGCTGGGACCACCTGCACGGGCTGAACTACAACCCGCTGACCCTCGACATCCCCCGCGCCGCGGCACTGCTGGGCCGCCATGTCGAGCACGCCCGCCGGGCCTACGGCGGTGAGCGGCTCGCGATCGTCGGTCACAGCCTGGGCGGCCTGATCGCCCGCTACTACGTCCAACTGCTGGGCGGCGGCGCCCACGTGCACACGGTCGTCACGCTGGGCACCCCGCACCGGGGCACCGTCGTCGCACACGCGCTGCGGCCGTTGCCGATCGTGCGGCAGATGCTTCCCGACAGCGAGGTGATGGCCGCACTCGCCGCTCCCGCGCCCGGCTGCCGGACGCGTTTCGTCTGCTTCTGGGGCGATCTCGACCCGTTGATCCTGCCGCACGGGAGCGCCCGGCTGACGCATCCCGATCTGACGGCGGAGAACGTGCTGGTCAGAAATGCCGGCCATCTGACACTCCCGGTCCACTGGGAGGTGCTGGCGCGGATCCGGGCCGAGTTGCGGCCCGCGTCGCCGACGGTGACCGATCGTCAGATCGCTTGA
- a CDS encoding M23 family metallopeptidase, whose product MTTDTSWYGQQTLVHPEYPQYTEYAQVSDYAAYGYQQQPQYQGHGYDHQHQQYYAQPVYGVYEQPVHQVYEQPVPVPDYYEYYEPQVGFAVGTGPEPEPELEAELAHEPDPEPGYAYDAPEYESEAAYEPEPEAEYAPEPAVGGRAAARGSRRRQVRRRSAVLTIAVPSVAVLGVAGAAAATIGPLRPHQSSTTVSASADASAQAKALAAAEAKDAAERASRDQQRTALALRNAAAKKAAAEAPVFTLPIAYHSGLSALFGQAGTHWMQLHTGIDFPVPVGTPVHAVTGGTISTEWNPFYGYMVKLTAPDGTITWYCHLSSYRVRSGQVKVGDIIAYSGDTGNSTGPHMHFEVHPNGGPAVDPLPWLLARGLDPR is encoded by the coding sequence GTGACCACTGACACCAGTTGGTACGGCCAGCAGACCCTGGTCCACCCCGAGTACCCGCAGTACACCGAATACGCGCAGGTCAGCGACTACGCCGCCTACGGGTACCAGCAGCAGCCGCAGTACCAGGGCCACGGGTACGACCACCAGCACCAGCAGTACTACGCGCAGCCGGTGTACGGGGTCTACGAGCAGCCGGTCCACCAGGTCTACGAGCAGCCCGTCCCGGTGCCGGACTACTACGAGTACTACGAACCGCAGGTCGGGTTCGCGGTCGGGACCGGGCCGGAGCCGGAGCCGGAGCTCGAGGCGGAGCTCGCGCACGAGCCGGACCCCGAACCCGGGTACGCGTACGACGCGCCGGAGTACGAGTCCGAGGCCGCCTACGAGCCCGAGCCCGAGGCGGAGTACGCGCCGGAGCCGGCCGTCGGCGGCCGCGCCGCGGCGCGGGGGTCGCGCCGGCGCCAGGTGCGACGCAGGTCCGCCGTGCTGACCATCGCCGTGCCCTCGGTGGCCGTGCTGGGCGTCGCCGGGGCCGCCGCGGCGACGATAGGGCCGCTGCGCCCGCACCAGAGCTCGACGACCGTCTCCGCGTCGGCCGACGCCTCCGCCCAGGCCAAGGCGCTCGCCGCCGCCGAGGCCAAGGACGCCGCCGAGCGGGCCAGCCGGGACCAGCAGCGCACCGCCCTGGCGCTGCGCAACGCCGCCGCCAAGAAGGCCGCCGCCGAGGCACCCGTGTTCACCCTGCCGATCGCCTACCACTCGGGGCTGAGCGCGCTCTTCGGCCAGGCGGGCACGCACTGGATGCAGCTGCACACCGGCATCGACTTCCCGGTGCCGGTCGGCACGCCCGTCCACGCGGTGACCGGCGGGACCATCTCCACCGAGTGGAACCCCTTCTACGGCTACATGGTCAAACTGACCGCGCCGGACGGGACCATCACGTGGTACTGCCACCTCAGCTCGTACCGCGTGCGCAGCGGGCAGGTGAAGGTGGGCGACATAATCGCCTACTCCGGCGACACGGGTAACTCCACCGGACCGCACATGCACTTCGAGGTGCACCCGAACGGTGGCCCCGCCGTCGACCCCCTGCCCTGGCTGCTGGCGAGGGGCCTCGACCCCCGCTGA